One stretch of Lemur catta isolate mLemCat1 chromosome 2, mLemCat1.pri, whole genome shotgun sequence DNA includes these proteins:
- the TMEM200A gene encoding transmembrane protein 200A encodes MIATGGVITGLAALKRQDSARSQQHVNLSPSPAAQEKKPVRRRPRADVVVVRGKIRLYSPSGFFLILGVLISIVGIAMAVLGYWPQKEHFIDAETTLSTNETQVIRNQGGVVVRFFEQHLHSDKMKMLGPFTMGIGIFIFICANAILHENRDKETKIIHMRDIYSTVIDIHTLRIKEQKQMNGMYTGLMGETEVKQNGSSCASRLAANTIASFSGFRSSFRMDSSMEEDELMLNESKSLGHLMPPLLSDSSVSVFGLYPPPSKTTDDKTSGPKKCETKSIVSSSISAFTLPVIKLNNCVIDEPSIDNITEDADNLKSRSRNLSMDSLVVPLPNTRESCQPGSMVLPRNNSVGESLSSQYKSSMALGPGPGQLLSPGAARRQFGSNTSLHLLSSHSKSLDLDRGPSTLTVQAEQRKHPSWPRLDRNNSKGYMKLENKEDPMDRLLVPQVAIKKDFTNKEKLLMISRSHNNLSFEHDEFLSNNLKRGTSETRF; translated from the coding sequence ATGATAGCAACTGGTGGAGTGATAACTGGCCTGGCCGCCTTGAAAAGGCAAGACTCTGCCAGATCCCAGCAGCATGTCAACCTCAGCCCGTCACCTGCCGCCCAAGAGAAGAAACCAGTCAGGCGTCGGCCCCGGGCCGATGTCGTGGTTGTTCGTGGCAAAATCCGACTTTATTCCCCATCTGGTTTCTTCCTCATTTTAGGAGTGCTTATCTCCATTGTAGGAATCGCAATGGCGGTCCTTGGATATTGGCcccaaaaagaacattttatcgACGCCGAAACAACATTGTCAACAAATGAAACTCAGGTCATTCGGAACCAGGGCGGTGTGGTGGTTCGCTTCTTCGAGCAGCATTTGCATTCcgataaaatgaaaatgcttgGCCCTTTCACAATGGGGAttggcattttcattttcatttgtgctAATGCCATTCTCCATGAAAACCGTGACAAAGAAACCAAAATCATACACATGAGGGATATCTATTCCACCGTCATTGACATCCACACTCTAAGAATCAAGGAGCAGAAGCAGATGAATGGCATGTACACTGGTTTGATGGGAGAAACAGAAGTAAAACAGAACGGGAGCTCCTGTGCTTCAAGATTGGCAGCAAATACGATTGCCTCTTTCTCAGGATTTCGGAGCAGTTTTCGAATGGACAGCTCTATGGAGGAGGATGAACTTATGctaaatgaaagtaaaagtttGGGGCATCTTATGCCCCCTTTACTCTCTGACAGCTCTGTCTCGGTCTTTGGCCTCTATCCACCTCCTTCCAAGACAACCGATGATAAGACCAGCGGCCCTAAGAAATGTGAAACCAAGTCAATTGTGTCATCATCCATCAGTGCTTTTACATTGCCTGTGATCAAACTTAATAACTGTGTTATTGATGAGCCCAGTATAGACAACATCACCGAGGATGCTGATAACCTCAAAAGTAGGTCAAGGAATTTGTCAATGGATTCCCTTGTGGTCCCTTTGCCCAACACCAGGGAATCCTGCCAGCCAGGCAGCATGGTGCTCCCGAGGAATAATTCCGTTGGGGAGTCATTGTCAAGTCAGTACAAGTCTTCTATGGCCCTTGGACCTGGGCCTGGACAGCTCTTGTCTCCTGGAGCTGCTAGAAGACAGTTTGGGTCCAACACATCATTGCATTTGCTCTCGTCGCACTCAAAATCCTTAGACTTAGACCGGGGTCCCTCCACTCTCACTGTTCAGGCAGAACAACGGAAACATCCAAGTTGGCCTCGGTTGGATAGAAACAACAGCAAAGGATACATGAAACTAGAGAACAAAGAGGACCCAATGGACAGGCTGCTTGTGCCCCAAGTTGCAATCAAAAAAGACTTTACCAATAAGGAGAAGCTTCTTATGATTTCAAGATCTCATAATAATTTGAGTTTTGAACATGATGAGTTTTTGAGTAACAACCTAAAGCGGGGAACTTCTGAAACAAGGTTTTAA